ACGGAGAAAACTCCTATAGAACGGAACAATACGATTACAGAAGGGCAATGTACAGAATATATTGGAAGCCCTATAAAATCCTTTTCTAAAAGCCCTGAAAAAGTGCAGGAGTTATTGGAAATATTAAAGATTGAATATTAATGTTAGCAATAGTAAGGATTCTAAACATAATTATTAATGAAAATCCAGAAAAGAAATATTGAAATAATAAATAGTTTATGGTATAAATAAATACAAATAAATAGAAATATAATTTAAAGTATTAGGCTGGTGCCTTGATCCACGTCTGTTAGGGAAAATCTAACAGGCGTTTTTTATGTAAGAAAGGGGCTTTGTACAGGCTAATTGCGGACAAAGCTTTTGAAGGAGGTATGAATGAAAAAGAGGAGATTAGTATTTGACATATTGATTGTTATATTTGGAAATATTTTATATGCGATTGGAATTGTTTTCTTTATTATGCCGTCGGGGTTGATTACGGGAGGGACGACGGGTATAGCAATGAGTATCAATCACTTCACTGGTTTACCGGTATCTTATTTTATATTTTTCTTTAACATAACAATGTTTGTGTTGGGTTTTCTGATTTTGGGAAGAAACTTTGCCCTAACGACATTGGTCAGTACCTTTTGCTATCCGATAGCCTTGGAATTATTGCAGAAAACATTGGGTGATTTCCAGCTTACGAATGATATCTTTTTATGTACGCTATTTGGCGGGCTTTGTATAGGAGCAGCCATTGCAATAGTGATTCGGGCGGGTGCAAGTACAGGAGGAATGGATATACCTCCATTGATTCTTAACAAGTATACCCGCATTTCCGTGTCCGTCAGTTTATATATTGCGGACTGTGTGATACTCGCTTTTCAGACTGCCTTCAGCGATAAAGAAAAGGTTCTTTATGGAATTGTTTTGGTACTGGTGTATTCCATTGTTTTGGACAGGCTTCTTATGTTAGGTACGAACAAAATGCAATTGAAAATAGTAAGTGACAGATCGGAAGTTATTAAAGAAGCTATTATTTCAGAGATTGACAGAGGGGTAACGCT
The nucleotide sequence above comes from Anaerocolumna cellulosilytica. Encoded proteins:
- a CDS encoding YitT family protein gives rise to the protein MKKRRLVFDILIVIFGNILYAIGIVFFIMPSGLITGGTTGIAMSINHFTGLPVSYFIFFFNITMFVLGFLILGRNFALTTLVSTFCYPIALELLQKTLGDFQLTNDIFLCTLFGGLCIGAAIAIVIRAGASTGGMDIPPLILNKYTRISVSVSLYIADCVILAFQTAFSDKEKVLYGIVLVLVYSIVLDRLLMLGTNKMQLKIVSDRSEVIKEAIISEIDRGVTLLHGKTGYLEKETDILLSVVSNRELYKVEKLVHQIDEDAFVMISRVSEVRGRGFSVGKKYLQKQS